One genomic window of Evansella cellulosilytica DSM 2522 includes the following:
- a CDS encoding GGDEF domain-containing protein: protein MHTNMSKYDLFKWRLYLWSYPIIIAALCSNVLQWQNYSNLMKSIIIFLIIWNTVAWFLLFKRKYFKTVEIISLCIISITYLFVYERVLSQLNVSAYLSMELLFWTPLIFIYIFIVLKGKKGFIYALTLWIITLCVHMFYSLDLPNEVNYSYIQFHFSSIMYITFLLFSQVIFRSFIESEVIEKYAFKDFLTGINNRRMMYSYLKSEIKNKKELTVIFFDIDHFKKINDQHGHFIGDEILKEVTNVVLTRLTKNETFGRWGGEEFIIVSKGTGLENTITLAEEIRKTIKDHSFTNKLQVTCSFGVKQFQYNDTLNSFLSEADKALYLAKENGRNKVEVTK from the coding sequence ATGCATACAAACATGAGTAAGTATGATCTGTTTAAATGGAGATTATATTTATGGAGCTACCCGATTATTATAGCAGCTTTGTGCTCAAATGTTTTGCAGTGGCAAAATTATAGTAATTTAATGAAATCAATAATTATCTTCTTAATAATATGGAATACCGTTGCATGGTTTTTATTATTTAAAAGAAAATACTTCAAGACTGTTGAGATAATAAGCTTATGTATAATAAGTATTACTTATTTGTTTGTTTATGAAAGAGTATTATCTCAATTAAATGTCTCAGCTTATCTCTCGATGGAGCTCTTATTTTGGACACCGTTAATTTTTATTTATATTTTTATTGTGCTTAAAGGAAAAAAAGGTTTCATTTATGCATTAACATTATGGATCATCACACTATGTGTACACATGTTCTACTCGTTAGATTTACCTAATGAAGTTAATTACTCATATATACAGTTTCATTTTTCAAGTATTATGTATATTACTTTTCTTTTATTTTCGCAAGTAATTTTTAGGTCATTTATTGAATCGGAAGTTATTGAAAAATATGCCTTCAAGGATTTCCTGACAGGAATTAATAACCGTAGAATGATGTATTCGTATTTAAAATCTGAAATAAAGAATAAAAAAGAGCTCACAGTTATTTTTTTCGATATTGATCACTTTAAAAAGATTAATGACCAACACGGACATTTTATTGGTGATGAGATATTAAAAGAAGTGACCAACGTTGTATTAACACGATTAACTAAAAACGAAACATTTGGACGGTGGGGTGGAGAAGAATTTATCATTGTTAGTAAAGGAACAGGTCTAGAAAATACGATCACACTCGCAGAAGAAATAAGAAAAACGATTAAAGATCACTCTTTTACAAATAAACTCCAAGTTACTTGTAGCTTTGGTGTAAAGCAGTTTCAGTATAATGACACATTAAACTCGTTTTTAAGTGAAGCAGATAAAGCACTATATTTAGCAAAAGAAAACGGAAGAAATAAAGTAGAAGTAACAAAATAG
- the selD gene encoding selenide, water dikinase SelD, which produces MSSKAGUGCKIGPSDLAQVLRHLPKSNNDERLLVGHETSDDGGVYKLTDEIALIQTVDYFTPIVDDPYMFGQIAAANALSDVYAMGGIPKTVLNIVGFPIKKLPHEMLAQILKGAAHKVDEAGAVIAGGHSIDDQEPKFGLSVTGVVHPERIFKNVGAQPGDALVLTKPIGVGILTTGIKRDKTSVEQTTAVTETMAELNRIACETLQSFTPHAVTDITGFGLMGHAFEMASGSKVSFDILFDHVPLLNGTKELAHQGVIPGGSKANYAWLKEKISFESSLTDIDHLILCDAITSGGLLISLPKEQAEQYVQQLNENAVSKATIIGTVHEPKEKQIYVK; this is translated from the coding sequence ATGTCCTCAAAGGCTGGTTGAGGATGTAAAATTGGTCCTAGTGACCTGGCGCAGGTACTGCGCCATTTACCGAAGTCAAATAATGATGAGCGTTTACTCGTAGGTCATGAAACATCAGATGATGGTGGTGTCTACAAGTTGACCGATGAAATTGCACTTATTCAAACTGTCGATTACTTTACACCTATTGTTGATGATCCATACATGTTTGGTCAAATTGCAGCTGCAAATGCGTTAAGTGATGTGTATGCAATGGGCGGTATTCCGAAAACGGTTCTTAATATCGTTGGTTTCCCTATAAAAAAATTACCTCACGAAATGCTTGCTCAAATTTTAAAAGGGGCTGCTCATAAAGTCGATGAGGCTGGTGCCGTGATTGCAGGTGGACATTCTATTGATGATCAAGAACCGAAATTTGGATTAAGTGTAACTGGAGTAGTACACCCTGAACGCATTTTTAAAAACGTTGGTGCACAGCCAGGTGATGCACTCGTTCTTACTAAACCAATTGGTGTTGGAATTCTAACTACAGGTATAAAACGAGACAAAACAAGTGTGGAACAAACAACCGCTGTGACAGAGACGATGGCAGAGTTAAATCGCATCGCATGTGAAACGTTACAATCGTTCACTCCTCACGCTGTAACAGATATTACGGGGTTTGGGTTAATGGGCCATGCTTTTGAAATGGCAAGTGGCAGTAAGGTTAGCTTCGATATACTGTTTGATCATGTGCCTTTGCTAAACGGAACGAAAGAGCTTGCACACCAAGGTGTCATTCCAGGAGGAAGTAAAGCAAATTACGCTTGGTTAAAGGAAAAAATTTCCTTTGAGTCGTCTCTTACTGACATTGACCACCTCATTCTATGTGACGCTATTACATCGGGGGGCCTTCTTATTAGTTTACCGAAGGAACAAGCTGAACAATATGTGCAACAATTAAACGAAAACGCTGTTTCTAAAGCTACTATCATCGGTACCGTACATGAACCGAAAGAAAAACAAATTTATGTGAAGTAG
- a CDS encoding Rdx family protein: MAYKMTVEFCQQUNYAPKAASFAEELFNHFRANITNLNLVASSGGAFEVFVNGEKVYSKLETGQFPSTEEIIKIMESS; the protein is encoded by the coding sequence ATGGCTTACAAAATGACAGTTGAATTTTGCCAACAGTGAAACTATGCACCTAAAGCTGCGAGTTTCGCAGAAGAGCTATTTAATCATTTCCGAGCAAACATTACAAACCTAAACTTAGTTGCAAGTTCAGGTGGTGCATTTGAAGTGTTTGTTAACGGTGAAAAAGTTTATTCAAAATTGGAAACAGGTCAGTTTCCATCTACTGAAGAAATAATTAAAATAATGGAATCAAGTTAA
- the selA gene encoding L-seryl-tRNA(Sec) selenium transferase: MTQPIRSIPAMHEVQKTDVYKKLSNDIPTLILNNWIKASIENTRKDILNNRENYEDVSRIDHIRKITEYLIKQSNHFSPFRLQKVINGTGTVLHTNLGRARLSETAMKRVVETSANYSTLEYDVEKGERGSRHDIIQDLLLKVTNSEAAMVVNNNSAAVYFILKALCQDKEVIVSRGELVEIGGSFRVSTIMEESRAKLVEVGTTNKTHEFDYKNAITDETKMLMKVHTSNFKTVGFTKEVSSKGLKKITQQTNKEIIIYEDLGSGSLYPFQHNGIGDEPVVKEALKHADVVSFSGDKLLGGPQAGIIVGKKDIINKLKKHPLARVLRVDKMTLAALEATLQQYLFGQELQIPTIRDVLQSKDDVLSKAMTFLENLNQNSNVGGEIASDFSYVGGGTMPTEKLQTYGVILKSEHYSANQLEKKLRGGETPVITRMKDGHVFIDFRTITTEEIDVLLESVKKVCSNRDKLQ, translated from the coding sequence ATGACACAACCAATTCGATCAATCCCTGCTATGCATGAAGTGCAGAAAACGGACGTATATAAAAAACTTAGCAATGATATTCCGACACTTATATTAAATAATTGGATTAAAGCTTCTATTGAGAATACGAGAAAAGATATTTTAAATAATCGAGAAAATTATGAAGATGTATCGAGAATAGACCATATACGGAAAATTACGGAATACTTAATAAAACAATCCAATCATTTTTCTCCATTCAGGCTCCAAAAAGTAATTAATGGTACTGGAACTGTGTTGCACACAAATTTAGGTAGAGCACGTCTCAGTGAAACTGCAATGAAACGAGTTGTTGAAACATCAGCGAATTATAGTACCCTTGAATATGATGTAGAGAAGGGAGAGAGAGGCTCACGCCATGATATTATTCAAGACCTGTTATTAAAAGTGACAAACAGCGAAGCCGCCATGGTAGTAAACAATAATTCCGCTGCAGTCTACTTTATATTAAAAGCACTTTGTCAAGATAAGGAAGTTATCGTATCTAGGGGAGAATTAGTTGAAATTGGTGGTTCTTTTCGTGTTTCAACGATTATGGAAGAAAGTAGAGCAAAACTAGTAGAAGTTGGGACTACAAATAAAACCCACGAATTTGACTACAAAAACGCTATTACTGATGAAACAAAAATGCTGATGAAAGTACATACGAGTAATTTTAAAACGGTTGGATTTACAAAGGAAGTTTCATCTAAAGGCCTTAAAAAGATTACCCAACAAACAAATAAAGAAATAATTATTTATGAAGATTTAGGAAGTGGCTCACTTTACCCTTTTCAGCATAATGGTATCGGTGACGAACCGGTAGTGAAAGAGGCGTTAAAGCATGCAGATGTTGTTTCTTTTAGTGGGGACAAGCTCCTTGGTGGTCCACAAGCAGGCATTATAGTAGGAAAGAAAGATATAATAAATAAATTGAAAAAACATCCACTAGCGAGAGTGTTAAGGGTAGATAAAATGACACTAGCTGCATTAGAAGCGACGCTACAACAGTATTTATTTGGTCAAGAGCTACAAATACCTACGATAAGAGATGTCCTGCAATCAAAGGATGATGTTTTATCAAAAGCAATGACATTTTTAGAAAATTTAAATCAAAACAGTAATGTAGGCGGAGAAATAGCGAGTGATTTCTCTTATGTTGGTGGAGGAACGATGCCTACAGAAAAACTACAAACATATGGTGTAATTTTAAAATCAGAGCATTACTCAGCTAATCAACTCGAGAAAAAGTTAAGAGGCGGGGAAACTCCCGTAATTACACGTATGAAAGACGGACATGTTTTCATCGATTTTCGCACGATTACTACAGAAGAAATTGATGTATTATTAGAGTCTGTAAAAAAAGTATGTAGTAATAGAGATAAACTACAGTAA
- a CDS encoding small acid-soluble spore protein P, whose amino-acid sequence MTERNTYKDQRRNSPKNHHSASQPAPLSGSHKVKKRNQVSQTNGEG is encoded by the coding sequence ATGACAGAAAGAAACACTTATAAAGATCAACGAAGAAATTCACCTAAAAACCACCATAGTGCAAGCCAACCTGCACCTTTGTCTGGCTCCCACAAAGTAAAGAAGCGAAATCAAGTATCACAAACTAACGGTGAGGGATAA
- the sspO gene encoding small acid-soluble spore protein O, which translates to MEQKMNTRPGMNDAKTQGEGVYEKGHVNDPLSAKQRQFNKKTKKRQ; encoded by the coding sequence ATGGAGCAAAAGATGAATACTCGTCCTGGAATGAACGATGCAAAAACACAGGGTGAAGGTGTGTATGAAAAAGGACACGTAAATGATCCGTTAAGCGCTAAACAGCGTCAATTCAACAAAAAAACGAAGAAACGTCAATGA
- the acnA gene encoding aconitate hydratase AcnA yields the protein MAKDSLYNSKRTFETNGKTYTYFDLKAIEEAGVGNVSNLPYSIKVLLESVLRQYDGKVIKEEHVENLAKWGTADVKNIDVPFKPARVILQDFTGVPAVVDLASLRKAMADFGGNPNQINPAIPVDLVIDHSVQVDEFGAANSLLRNMELEFKRNEERYKFLSWAQKSFDNYRAVPPATGIVHQVNLEYLANVVQHEEKDGEVVAFPDSLVGTDSHTTMINGLGVLGWGVGGIEAEAGMLKQPSYFPVPEVIGMKFVGSMPEGATATDLALKVTQVLREKKVVGKFVEFFGPGIANMTLADRATISNMAPEYGATCGFFPIDDETLNYLRFTGRSEELVSLVEQYTKANGMFYTAGNDDPTFTDVVELDLSTIEPNLSGPKRPQDLIPLSNMKDEWRKALTAPVGNQGFGLSEDEINKEATVQHPNGKASTLKTGSVAIAAITSCTNTSNPHVMIGAGLLAKNAVEKGLEVPEYVKTSLAPGSKVVTGYLEDAGLMPYLDQLGFNLVGYGCTTCIGNSGPLPAEIEAGIAENDLTVASVLSGNRNFEGRIHPLVKANYLASPPLVVAYALAGTVDIDVYNEPLGKGKNGEDVYFKDIWPSHAEIQASMEKAVAPELFKKEYERVFDDNEEWNKLESPDEELYTWDEDSTYIQNPPFFENLSPEPEDVKELKGLRAVGKFGDSVTTDHISPAGSIAKDSPAGKYLMEKGLKPADFNSYGSRRGNHEVMMRGTFANIRIKNQLAPGTEGGYTTYWPTGETMAIYDACMKYKEEGTGLVVLAGNDYGMGSSRDWAAKGTNLLGIKTVIAASFERIHRSNLVLMGVLPLQFKEGENADTLGLTGKEHFEVKVTNDIKPRDYVIVVAKDEESGKETTFEVLARFDSEVEIDYYRHGGILQMVLRNALQEVK from the coding sequence ATGGCAAAAGATTCTTTGTACAATTCTAAACGTACGTTTGAAACTAATGGTAAAACGTACACTTATTTTGATCTAAAAGCAATCGAAGAGGCTGGAGTTGGAAATGTTAGTAATCTACCTTACTCGATAAAAGTTCTTTTAGAATCTGTGTTACGTCAATATGATGGAAAAGTAATTAAAGAAGAGCATGTTGAAAACCTTGCTAAATGGGGAACAGCGGACGTGAAGAACATCGACGTTCCGTTTAAGCCTGCCCGTGTTATTTTACAAGATTTTACTGGGGTTCCTGCAGTTGTTGACCTTGCTTCTTTAAGAAAAGCAATGGCTGATTTTGGTGGAAATCCAAATCAAATTAATCCTGCAATCCCTGTAGATTTAGTCATTGACCACTCAGTTCAAGTCGATGAATTCGGAGCAGCTAACTCACTACTTCGTAATATGGAATTAGAGTTTAAAAGAAATGAAGAGCGTTATAAGTTTTTAAGCTGGGCTCAAAAATCCTTTGATAACTACCGAGCAGTTCCACCAGCTACAGGTATCGTTCACCAAGTAAACTTAGAATATCTTGCAAACGTTGTCCAACATGAAGAAAAGGACGGAGAAGTAGTAGCATTCCCAGATTCTTTAGTTGGTACTGATTCACATACAACGATGATTAACGGCCTTGGTGTACTTGGGTGGGGTGTAGGTGGTATTGAGGCAGAAGCTGGAATGCTTAAGCAGCCATCTTATTTCCCTGTTCCTGAAGTAATTGGTATGAAATTTGTCGGATCCATGCCTGAAGGTGCAACCGCTACTGACTTAGCTTTAAAAGTAACACAAGTATTACGTGAGAAAAAAGTGGTTGGTAAGTTCGTCGAGTTCTTCGGACCTGGTATCGCAAACATGACCCTTGCAGATCGTGCGACGATTTCAAACATGGCACCTGAATATGGTGCGACGTGTGGTTTCTTCCCAATTGATGACGAAACATTAAACTACTTACGTTTTACAGGTCGAAGCGAAGAACTAGTAAGCTTAGTAGAACAATATACAAAAGCAAATGGTATGTTCTATACAGCAGGGAATGACGATCCAACATTTACTGATGTTGTAGAACTTGATTTATCAACAATCGAGCCTAACCTTTCTGGTCCAAAACGTCCACAAGATTTAATTCCACTATCAAATATGAAAGACGAGTGGAGAAAAGCGTTAACAGCACCAGTAGGTAATCAAGGTTTTGGTTTATCAGAAGATGAAATTAATAAAGAAGCAACTGTTCAACATCCGAATGGTAAAGCGTCTACTTTAAAAACTGGCTCAGTAGCTATTGCGGCTATAACTAGCTGTACAAATACTTCTAATCCTCATGTAATGATCGGTGCAGGTTTACTAGCTAAAAATGCAGTAGAAAAAGGTTTAGAAGTTCCTGAGTATGTAAAAACAAGTTTAGCGCCTGGTTCAAAAGTAGTAACAGGCTATTTGGAAGATGCTGGGCTCATGCCTTATTTAGATCAATTAGGCTTCAACTTAGTTGGGTATGGTTGTACGACATGTATCGGAAATAGTGGTCCACTACCAGCCGAAATAGAAGCTGGAATTGCTGAAAATGACCTTACAGTAGCTTCTGTATTAAGTGGTAACCGTAACTTTGAAGGACGTATTCATCCTTTAGTTAAAGCAAACTACTTAGCTTCACCTCCATTAGTAGTTGCTTATGCATTAGCTGGAACAGTTGATATTGATGTATATAACGAGCCATTAGGTAAAGGGAAAAATGGTGAAGATGTATATTTCAAAGATATTTGGCCAAGTCATGCAGAAATTCAAGCATCAATGGAAAAAGCAGTGGCACCAGAATTATTTAAGAAGGAATATGAGCGTGTGTTCGATGATAATGAAGAGTGGAATAAACTTGAATCTCCAGATGAAGAGCTATATACGTGGGATGAAGATTCAACGTATATTCAAAATCCTCCATTCTTTGAGAACTTATCTCCTGAGCCTGAGGATGTTAAAGAGCTAAAAGGACTTCGAGCAGTTGGTAAATTTGGTGACTCTGTAACAACGGACCATATATCTCCTGCAGGTTCAATTGCAAAAGACAGCCCGGCTGGTAAATATCTCATGGAAAAAGGCTTAAAGCCTGCTGACTTTAACTCATACGGTTCTCGTCGTGGTAACCATGAGGTAATGATGCGTGGTACATTTGCAAACATTAGAATTAAAAACCAACTAGCACCTGGAACTGAAGGTGGTTATACGACATACTGGCCAACAGGCGAAACAATGGCCATTTATGACGCATGTATGAAATATAAAGAAGAAGGTACTGGTCTTGTAGTTCTTGCTGGTAACGACTATGGTATGGGGAGTTCGCGTGACTGGGCTGCAAAAGGTACAAACTTGTTAGGAATAAAAACTGTTATTGCAGCTAGCTTCGAACGTATCCATCGTAGTAACTTAGTGCTTATGGGTGTGCTTCCTCTTCAATTTAAAGAAGGTGAAAACGCAGATACACTCGGTTTAACTGGTAAAGAACATTTCGAAGTCAAGGTTACTAATGACATTAAACCTCGTGATTATGTAATAGTGGTAGCGAAGGATGAAGAATCAGGTAAAGAAACAACGTTTGAAGTTCTTGCCCGTTTTGACAGTGAAGTAGAAATTGATTACTATCGTCACGGCGGTATTCTTCAAATGGTACTTCGTAACGCTTTACAAGAAGTAAAATAA
- a CDS encoding dicarboxylate/amino acid:cation symporter: MKLILKLLLGIIAGIVIGLINFTFITQLFVTLKDIFGQFIGFIIPFIIFFFIASGIAKLGQHSGKIVGLTVGTAYLSTFLAGILAFLVAISVIPLLNATESTIPEEASIGGFFSLEIAPLMGVITALVMAFLFGIGIAKTNSSTLQKVVDEGKNIIELAIKKIIIPLLPFYIGGIFVQLAAEGTVFETLKVFAVVLVVVIMTHWVWLLVQYVTAGSITKRNPFSLLKTMLPAYFTALGTMSSAATIPVTLKQVKENDVDDDVANFGVPLCATIHLSGSVITIVSCAVAVIVVLNGSAVPSFIEMLPVIAMLGIIMIAAPGVPGGAIMAALGVLTSMLGFNEVAIGLMIALYMAQDSFGTATNVTGDGAINLIINRFVKNKNAVD, from the coding sequence ATGAAGTTAATATTAAAATTACTTTTAGGAATTATAGCTGGTATTGTTATTGGTCTAATTAATTTTACTTTTATTACGCAGCTTTTTGTAACCTTAAAAGATATCTTTGGACAGTTTATTGGTTTTATCATCCCATTTATCATTTTCTTTTTTATCGCTTCTGGAATAGCAAAACTTGGTCAACATTCAGGAAAAATAGTTGGGTTAACAGTTGGAACCGCTTATTTATCTACTTTTTTAGCTGGAATACTTGCATTTCTCGTTGCTATTTCTGTAATTCCACTATTGAATGCTACTGAAAGTACTATTCCTGAAGAGGCGAGTATTGGAGGATTCTTTAGTCTAGAAATCGCCCCATTAATGGGGGTAATAACCGCACTAGTAATGGCTTTCCTATTTGGTATTGGAATTGCGAAAACAAATAGTAGCACATTACAAAAAGTTGTCGATGAAGGAAAAAACATTATTGAATTAGCCATTAAAAAAATTATCATTCCGTTGTTACCTTTTTATATCGGCGGTATTTTTGTTCAGTTAGCTGCTGAAGGTACTGTCTTTGAAACATTAAAAGTGTTTGCAGTAGTATTAGTTGTTGTCATTATGACTCATTGGGTTTGGTTACTTGTGCAATATGTTACAGCTGGGTCTATTACGAAACGCAACCCATTCTCATTATTAAAAACAATGCTGCCAGCTTATTTTACCGCATTAGGTACAATGAGTAGCGCTGCAACAATTCCAGTGACACTAAAACAAGTAAAGGAAAATGATGTAGATGACGATGTCGCAAACTTTGGTGTACCTTTATGTGCTACGATCCATTTATCAGGAAGTGTTATTACTATCGTTTCCTGTGCCGTTGCGGTAATCGTCGTGTTAAATGGCTCTGCAGTGCCAAGTTTTATAGAGATGCTTCCTGTTATTGCGATGCTAGGTATTATAATGATTGCAGCGCCAGGAGTTCCAGGTGGAGCTATTATGGCAGCTCTTGGTGTTTTAACATCGATGCTCGGATTTAATGAAGTGGCAATCGGATTAATGATTGCGTTGTATATGGCACAAGATAGTTTTGGAACAGCTACGAATGTAACAGGGGATGGGGCAATCAATTTAATTATTAATCGATTTGTAAAAAATAAGAATGCCGTTGATTAA
- a CDS encoding DUF421 domain-containing protein has translation MFDFWTGAEGLPVYGFIIRACIVYIYVFVLIKVLGQRSMSTLNPIDFLFGVIIGDVIGEPLADGEVPLGGPLAAAAFIGGIHLFLSYISLKMPRYRRIIEDEPILLIEKGHILHEELQKAKVTVDSLLMDLRFNNAIDLMEVDYAILESNGQISVIKKSKYDSLTPNDMGQSPVSKGYPSVIIEDGLIIEANLKKFHDRAWLHRTLKQHGYNDATEVFLMMLDNAGNVYISGKNESQTV, from the coding sequence ATGTTTGATTTTTGGACAGGCGCTGAAGGTCTTCCAGTTTATGGATTTATTATTAGAGCATGTATCGTTTACATCTATGTTTTTGTATTAATTAAAGTATTAGGACAACGCTCGATGTCTACATTAAATCCTATTGATTTTCTATTCGGTGTCATTATTGGTGATGTGATTGGAGAACCGTTGGCTGATGGAGAAGTTCCGTTAGGTGGACCGTTAGCTGCTGCTGCATTTATAGGCGGTATACACCTATTTTTATCATACATTTCTTTAAAAATGCCAAGGTATAGAAGAATTATTGAAGATGAACCAATTTTATTAATTGAGAAAGGGCACATTTTACACGAAGAGCTCCAAAAAGCAAAGGTTACTGTCGATTCATTGCTAATGGACTTAAGGTTTAATAATGCCATTGATTTAATGGAGGTTGACTATGCAATCCTTGAGTCAAATGGACAAATAAGTGTTATCAAAAAATCTAAATATGACTCTCTAACACCGAATGATATGGGACAATCGCCAGTTTCAAAAGGATATCCTTCTGTCATTATTGAGGATGGTCTTATTATTGAGGCAAATTTGAAGAAGTTTCACGATAGAGCATGGTTACATCGTACGTTAAAACAACATGGATATAATGATGCTACAGAAGTGTTTTTAATGATGCTAGATAATGCTGGAAATGTATATATAAGTGGGAAAAATGAAAGCCAAACGGTTTAA
- a CDS encoding FbpB family small basic protein: MMNKKKMRFDELIRANKQELMKNPKELEKIEERLDKKHMDRLLS, from the coding sequence ATGATGAATAAGAAGAAAATGCGATTTGATGAACTAATTAGAGCAAACAAACAAGAATTAATGAAGAATCCAAAAGAGTTGGAAAAAATTGAAGAAAGATTAGATAAGAAGCATATGGATCGACTTCTTTCGTAA
- a CDS encoding acid-soluble spore protein N produces the protein MASKFTKFQKFRPDHLGTQPRKSDSNNGKKMNTKGNDHPDYIPPKGK, from the coding sequence ATGGCTTCAAAATTTACGAAATTTCAAAAATTCCGACCAGACCACCTAGGAACACAACCGAGAAAAAGTGATTCTAATAACGGGAAAAAAATGAACACGAAGGGTAACGATCACCCTGATTATATCCCACCAAAAGGAAAGTAA
- a CDS encoding VanZ family protein, which translates to MSYLGEKTKKQKGYPFAGWLLFIYLIVLLYITLFAWNYGASLGNEGPGGRNYNLSPFYSIYRIYEYGTLSMKINILLGNVLLFVPFGFLLPFFRERFKTSKKAVRFMPVVFLATILSFFIEINQFIFTQRVANVDDVILNTSGAVIGFLLYRAIRGIVTRTSISIK; encoded by the coding sequence GTGTCTTATTTGGGGGAGAAAACAAAAAAGCAAAAAGGATACCCATTTGCAGGATGGTTACTATTTATTTATTTAATTGTGCTCCTGTACATCACTCTTTTTGCATGGAACTATGGTGCATCATTGGGGAATGAGGGACCAGGTGGGAGGAACTACAATTTAAGTCCTTTTTATAGTATTTACCGTATATATGAATATGGGACACTTAGCATGAAGATAAACATTTTATTAGGAAATGTTTTACTTTTTGTTCCTTTCGGGTTTTTACTCCCCTTCTTCAGGGAGAGGTTTAAAACGAGTAAGAAAGCCGTTCGTTTTATGCCGGTAGTTTTTTTAGCAACGATTTTGTCATTCTTTATTGAAATAAACCAATTTATTTTTACACAAAGGGTGGCAAATGTAGACGATGTAATATTGAATACATCCGGTGCGGTTATTGGCTTCCTATTATATCGAGCTATTCGTGGGATTGTAACACGTACTTCAATAAGTATTAAGTAA
- a CDS encoding TVP38/TMEM64 family protein: MYRKLFVLFSMVIIVALLVLYHEPLLHWVQNNERDYVIVTTVIATLMSLFPVIPYPLVGGVVGAVYGPILGAFIIWMGSTFASMIFFAMIRYGGFDKFGNKILLRYTITKKITVLFERNAFMSITVLRMIPVIPSILINAYAALSRVPFLSYSIASGLGKIPAMTLFALVGHTIVTNPIEIVYMILIYGVFISIVYTAYRYWTKRINLQMESQTRKKQPSEI, encoded by the coding sequence ATGTATAGAAAACTATTCGTTCTTTTTTCAATGGTCATTATCGTAGCCCTACTCGTCCTATATCATGAACCTCTCCTACACTGGGTTCAAAACAACGAACGAGACTATGTCATTGTTACAACTGTCATCGCTACACTCATGTCATTATTTCCTGTTATCCCATATCCACTCGTTGGCGGTGTAGTTGGAGCCGTTTACGGTCCGATATTAGGTGCATTTATCATTTGGATGGGTTCCACTTTTGCATCAATGATATTTTTTGCTATGATCCGTTACGGTGGCTTTGACAAGTTTGGGAATAAAATTCTGCTACGCTATACTATAACAAAAAAAATAACCGTTCTCTTTGAACGTAACGCGTTTATGAGTATAACAGTTTTAAGAATGATTCCTGTTATCCCTTCCATTTTAATTAATGCGTATGCAGCGTTAAGTAGAGTTCCCTTTCTCTCTTATTCAATCGCATCCGGATTAGGGAAGATTCCTGCAATGACACTGTTTGCATTAGTAGGTCATACTATCGTTACAAATCCTATAGAAATTGTATATATGATTCTCATATATGGGGTCTTCATCTCGATTGTATATACAGCATATCGTTATTGGACAAAAAGAATCAATTTACAAATGGAGTCACAAACAAGAAAAAAGCAGCCTTCTGAAATATAG